Proteins encoded in a region of the Sphingopyxis sp. OAS728 genome:
- a CDS encoding 2-oxoglutarate dehydrogenase E1 component: MNLERQSFDIDEPQAGPSWAPKNWPQIDSDDLTAALDPQQMQVAVKAAAAKAGAPLSNAEVERAADDSIRAMMLIRTYRVRGHLAANLDPLGLSQRELPADLTPEYHGFVGADLDRPVWLGGTLGLERATVREIVAILRANYCGNVGLEYMHIADIEERQFLQERMEGADKIIEFSVEGKRAILSKVIQAEEWEKFLARKYVGTKRFGLDGGESMIPAMEAIIKYGAQYGVREIVYGMAHRGRLNMLANVMAKPYQVIFHEFAGGSANPDDIGGSGDVKYHLGTSTDREFGGASVHMSLVPNPSHLEAADPVVLGKVRAQQVVRDDLEKHEQVLPVLIHGDAAFAGQGIVWECLGFSGIRGYNTGGCIHFIVNNQIGFTTSPQFARSSPYPSDVAKGVMAPILHVNGDDPEAVTFACKLAIDFRQQFKRDVVIDMWCYRRFGHNEGDEPSFTQPLMYGVIRQHPPVSQLCAAKLEAEGVIDAGWADARRAEFTTRLEEDFEAAKSYKPNKADWFAGRWSGLHAPADPENARRNIATGVSDKLFDAIGRTLTTIPDNVEVHKTLRRVIDARGAMFADKSDGEVFDWATAESLAFGTLLSEGYQVRLSGQDSGRGTFSQRHAVWVDQKTEDKYVPLTTVPHGRFEVLDSPLSEYGVLGFEYGYAMADPKSLVLWEAQFGDFANGAQIMIDQFVASGEAKWLRANGLVMLLPHGYEGQGPEHSSARLERFLQLCAGDNIQVCNISTPSNYFHVLRRQMLRPFRKPLIIMTPKSLLRHKLAVSQRSDFIGDAHFRRLMSDRTPPADKDVKRVVLCSGKVGYDLMEARDAAGLTDTTVVRVEQIYPFPGEPLAVRLKRMPNLEEVVWAQEEPRNNGAWFFVNELIEEALTEAGHKGMRPRYAGRAAAASPATGLMSRHQTEQSALVADALGLSVRAEIRRTKNKA; the protein is encoded by the coding sequence ATGAACCTCGAACGACAAAGCTTCGACATCGACGAGCCGCAGGCCGGCCCGAGCTGGGCGCCGAAGAACTGGCCCCAGATCGACAGCGACGACCTGACCGCCGCGCTCGACCCGCAGCAGATGCAGGTCGCGGTGAAGGCCGCCGCCGCAAAGGCGGGTGCGCCGTTGTCGAATGCCGAAGTCGAGCGCGCCGCGGACGATTCGATCCGCGCGATGATGCTGATCCGCACCTATCGCGTGCGCGGCCATCTGGCTGCCAACCTCGATCCGCTCGGGCTCAGCCAGCGCGAGCTGCCCGCTGACCTCACGCCCGAATATCACGGCTTCGTCGGTGCCGACCTCGACCGTCCGGTGTGGCTTGGCGGCACGCTCGGCCTCGAGCGCGCGACGGTGCGCGAGATCGTCGCGATCCTGCGCGCCAATTATTGCGGCAATGTCGGCCTCGAATATATGCACATCGCCGACATCGAGGAGCGCCAGTTCCTGCAGGAACGGATGGAAGGCGCCGACAAGATCATCGAATTCTCGGTCGAGGGCAAGCGCGCCATCCTGAGCAAGGTGATCCAGGCCGAGGAGTGGGAGAAATTCCTCGCGCGCAAATATGTCGGCACCAAGCGCTTCGGCCTCGACGGCGGCGAGAGCATGATCCCAGCGATGGAAGCGATCATCAAATATGGCGCGCAATATGGCGTGCGCGAGATCGTCTATGGCATGGCGCATCGCGGGCGCCTCAACATGCTCGCGAACGTCATGGCGAAGCCCTATCAGGTGATCTTCCACGAATTCGCCGGCGGATCGGCGAACCCCGACGACATCGGCGGTTCGGGCGACGTCAAATATCACCTCGGCACCTCGACCGACCGCGAATTCGGCGGCGCGTCGGTGCATATGTCGCTCGTCCCCAACCCGTCGCACCTCGAAGCCGCCGATCCGGTCGTGCTCGGCAAGGTGCGCGCGCAGCAGGTTGTGCGCGACGACCTTGAAAAGCACGAGCAGGTGCTGCCCGTGCTGATCCACGGCGACGCGGCGTTCGCGGGGCAGGGGATCGTCTGGGAATGCCTCGGCTTCTCGGGTATCCGCGGCTACAACACCGGCGGCTGCATCCACTTCATCGTCAACAACCAGATCGGCTTCACGACCAGCCCGCAATTCGCACGCTCGTCGCCCTATCCGTCGGACGTCGCAAAGGGCGTGATGGCGCCGATCCTGCACGTCAACGGTGACGATCCGGAGGCGGTGACCTTCGCGTGCAAGCTCGCGATCGATTTCCGCCAGCAGTTCAAGCGCGACGTCGTGATCGACATGTGGTGCTATCGCCGCTTCGGCCATAACGAGGGCGATGAGCCTTCGTTTACGCAGCCGCTGATGTACGGCGTCATCCGGCAGCATCCGCCGGTGTCGCAGCTGTGCGCCGCAAAGCTCGAAGCCGAAGGCGTGATCGACGCGGGCTGGGCCGATGCCCGGCGCGCCGAATTCACCACGCGGCTCGAAGAGGATTTCGAAGCGGCGAAGAGCTACAAGCCGAACAAGGCCGACTGGTTCGCAGGCCGCTGGTCGGGGCTGCACGCCCCCGCCGATCCCGAAAATGCGCGCCGCAACATTGCGACCGGCGTATCGGACAAATTGTTCGACGCGATCGGCCGTACGCTAACGACGATCCCCGACAATGTCGAAGTCCACAAGACGCTCCGCCGCGTGATCGACGCGCGCGGCGCGATGTTCGCCGACAAGAGCGACGGCGAAGTGTTCGACTGGGCGACCGCCGAGAGCCTCGCCTTCGGCACCTTGCTCAGCGAAGGCTATCAGGTCCGCTTGTCGGGTCAGGATTCGGGCCGCGGCACGTTCAGCCAGCGCCATGCGGTATGGGTCGACCAGAAGACCGAGGATAAATATGTCCCGCTGACGACCGTGCCGCACGGCCGGTTCGAAGTGCTCGACAGCCCGCTCTCCGAATATGGCGTGCTCGGCTTCGAATATGGCTATGCGATGGCCGATCCGAAGAGCCTCGTGCTCTGGGAAGCGCAGTTCGGCGACTTCGCCAACGGCGCGCAGATCATGATCGACCAGTTCGTGGCATCGGGCGAAGCCAAGTGGCTCCGCGCCAACGGCCTCGTGATGCTGCTGCCGCACGGGTATGAAGGGCAGGGGCCCGAGCATAGCTCGGCGCGCCTCGAACGCTTCCTTCAGCTCTGCGCCGGCGACAATATCCAGGTGTGCAATATTTCGACCCCGTCGAACTACTTCCACGTTCTGCGCCGCCAGATGCTGCGCCCGTTCCGCAAGCCGTTGATCATCATGACGCCGAAGTCGCTGCTTCGTCACAAGCTGGCGGTGTCGCAGCGTTCGGACTTCATCGGCGACGCGCATTTCCGCCGCCTGATGTCGGATCGTACGCCGCCCGCGGACAAGGACGTCAAGCGCGTCGTGCTCTGTTCGGGCAAGGTCGGTTACGACCTGATGGAAGCGCGCGATGCCGCGGGCCTCACCGACACGACGGTCGTTCGCGTCGAGCAGATCTATCCGTTCCCGGGTGAGCCGCTCGCGGTCCGTCTGAAGCGCATGCCGAACCTCGAAGAGGTCGTCTGGGCGCAGGAAGAACCCCGCAACAATGGCGCGTGGTTCTTCGTCAACGAACTGATCGAGGAAGCGCTGACCGAGGCGGGCCACAAGGGCATGCGTCCGCGCTATGCCGGACGCGCCGCCGCGGCCTCGCCCGCGACGGGCCTGATGAGCCGCCACCAGACCGAACAGTCGGCGCTCGTCGCCGATGCGCTTGGCCTGTCGGTTCGCGCCGAAATCCGCCGTACGAAGAATAAAGCTTAA